A section of the Petrimonas sulfuriphila genome encodes:
- a CDS encoding MoxR family ATPase, whose amino-acid sequence MSQVVDIKELNERIEQKSAFTQTLFTGMDKVIVGQKHLVESLLIGLLSDGHILLEGVPGLAKTLAIKSLAQLIEAKYNRVQFTPDLLPADVVGTMIYSPRNEEFQVKHGPVFANFVLADEINRAPAKVQSALLEAMQERQVTIGEKTYKLPNPFLVMATQNPIEQEGTYPLPEAQVDRFMLKVVIGYPTQEEEKRIIRQNIFEPVAIDKPVVSTEEILEARKVVRDVYIDEKIERYIIDIVFATRFPDQFGLKGMKEMIGFGASPRASINLALAARTFAFIKRRGYVIPEDIRAVCHDVLRHRIGLTYEAEANNLTSEEIVSEILNKVEVP is encoded by the coding sequence ATGAGTCAAGTAGTTGATATCAAGGAGTTAAACGAGAGAATTGAGCAGAAAAGCGCCTTTACCCAAACCCTGTTTACCGGAATGGATAAAGTGATTGTGGGACAGAAGCATTTGGTAGAGTCGCTTTTAATCGGACTGTTGTCCGACGGACATATCCTGCTTGAAGGGGTACCCGGGCTGGCAAAGACATTGGCCATAAAATCCCTGGCCCAACTGATCGAGGCAAAGTACAACCGTGTCCAGTTTACGCCCGACCTGTTGCCCGCCGACGTTGTTGGAACCATGATATACAGTCCCCGCAACGAAGAGTTTCAGGTCAAACACGGTCCGGTTTTTGCGAATTTTGTGTTGGCAGACGAAATAAACCGTGCGCCTGCCAAGGTGCAGAGTGCGCTGCTTGAAGCCATGCAGGAACGTCAGGTCACTATCGGTGAAAAAACCTATAAGTTGCCCAATCCTTTTCTGGTGATGGCTACGCAAAACCCGATTGAGCAAGAAGGGACCTATCCGTTGCCCGAAGCTCAAGTCGACCGTTTCATGCTGAAGGTGGTTATCGGTTATCCAACCCAGGAAGAAGAGAAACGCATCATCCGTCAGAATATTTTTGAGCCGGTAGCCATCGACAAGCCGGTAGTTTCTACCGAAGAGATTTTGGAAGCACGTAAAGTGGTGCGCGATGTCTATATCGATGAAAAGATCGAACGTTACATAATCGATATTGTGTTCGCTACCCGTTTCCCCGACCAGTTCGGCTTAAAGGGCATGAAAGAGATGATCGGATTCGGTGCATCGCCGCGTGCGTCCATCAACCTGGCGCTGGCTGCCCGCACATTTGCCTTCATCAAGCGCCGCGGTTATGTGATCCCCGAAGATATCCGTGCCGTTTGCCACGATGTCCTCCGACACCGCATCGGACTCACTTACGAGGCAGAGGCTAACAACCTGACATCGGAAGAAATTGTCAGCGAAATCTTGAACAAGGTAGAGGTACCCTAA
- a CDS encoding glycosyltransferase family 4 protein: MKIAYIGTYPPRQCGIGTFTENLCKSIALNVRQNTKTHASVIAINDSSSLQEYDYPPEVKFVVRQNYREDYINAAEQINLSNSRACILNHEFGIFGGESGLYILSLTDRLKIPLTVVFHTVLKEPSFLQKNIIRKINETAAKIVVMSNKAVELLIGIYDIPPHKIEVIEHGVPDYQDVSHDAIKKEYNLSDRNVLLTFGFLGRNKGIETVIDALPAVVQKHPSLLYIVLGATHPNILKYSGEEYRNYLNKLVRDRKLQDNVIFLKSFVTEDVLFEYLRACDIYITPYNNKEQITSGTLAYAVGAGAAVLSTPYWHAEELLADGRGRLFDFKKPEQLSDILNELLDHPEKMNALREKAYNYGIQLRWPTIGKRYLKLLNAVKDTPLVAKKPRKSFIEVELLPEFTLDHVKRLTDDTGIVQHARYGIPNLKEGYCLDDNARALLMSLMAYGQNKDPFALDCMRIYLSYIQYMQTEQGTFRNFLSFRRDFLDKEGSEDSFGRTIWALGYLLYASPNIAYREFGKELFDNSRKHFSRLEHLRGIADTVIGISYYLRSFPGDESLLQLMKELATKLADSYFENRDGQWQWFEPALTYDNAVLPLSLFHATEISDDDVFKEIAVKTAAFLEEATLSKGYLSPIGSYGWYTKGGERARFDQQAIDVMANVQLYFQAFNVTRNPDYIQKMFQSFLWFLGENDLRVPLYDYETGGCCDGLKKDGVNRNQGAESTLAYLISHLTVLKAWECES; this comes from the coding sequence ATGAAAATTGCATACATTGGAACATACCCGCCCAGACAATGCGGAATAGGTACATTCACAGAGAACCTGTGTAAATCCATAGCTTTGAATGTGCGGCAGAATACAAAAACTCACGCCAGCGTAATAGCTATTAACGATTCTAGCTCGTTGCAGGAATATGATTATCCGCCTGAAGTTAAGTTTGTTGTCCGTCAGAACTACCGTGAAGACTATATCAATGCAGCGGAACAGATCAACTTAAGCAATTCCCGGGCTTGTATCCTTAATCACGAATTTGGAATCTTTGGAGGGGAGTCGGGGTTGTATATCCTTTCCCTTACTGACCGGTTGAAAATTCCACTTACCGTAGTTTTTCATACTGTCCTGAAAGAACCCTCTTTTCTGCAAAAAAACATCATCCGGAAAATCAATGAAACAGCTGCCAAAATAGTGGTGATGAGCAATAAGGCGGTAGAGTTGCTGATCGGTATTTACGATATACCTCCACACAAAATTGAAGTTATTGAACATGGTGTCCCTGACTATCAGGATGTTTCGCACGATGCGATTAAAAAAGAGTACAATTTGAGCGACAGGAACGTGTTGCTTACGTTTGGTTTTTTAGGACGGAACAAAGGGATAGAGACCGTGATTGACGCGTTGCCCGCAGTAGTGCAAAAACATCCGTCATTGCTTTACATTGTTCTGGGAGCCACCCATCCCAACATCTTGAAGTATTCGGGCGAAGAGTACCGGAATTACTTAAACAAATTGGTGAGGGATCGTAAATTGCAGGATAACGTGATTTTTCTTAAATCCTTCGTTACGGAAGATGTTCTTTTTGAATACCTGAGGGCATGTGATATATACATAACTCCGTACAACAACAAAGAACAGATTACCAGCGGGACACTGGCTTACGCCGTAGGAGCTGGGGCTGCTGTATTGTCTACTCCATACTGGCATGCCGAGGAATTGTTGGCGGATGGGCGCGGACGCTTGTTTGATTTCAAAAAGCCGGAACAGTTGTCGGATATTTTGAACGAGTTGCTTGATCATCCCGAAAAGATGAACGCGTTGAGGGAGAAAGCGTATAATTACGGAATACAATTACGCTGGCCAACGATCGGGAAACGTTATCTCAAACTGCTTAACGCAGTGAAAGATACTCCCTTGGTGGCAAAGAAACCCCGAAAATCCTTCATCGAAGTTGAGCTTTTACCAGAATTTACCTTAGACCACGTGAAAAGGCTGACCGACGATACAGGCATCGTACAACATGCCCGTTATGGTATTCCTAATCTAAAAGAGGGCTATTGCCTGGACGACAACGCCCGTGCACTATTGATGTCGCTGATGGCTTACGGACAAAACAAAGATCCGTTCGCGTTGGATTGTATGCGTATTTATCTCAGCTATATACAATACATGCAGACAGAGCAGGGTACATTCCGTAACTTCCTCAGTTTTAGGCGGGATTTTCTGGATAAAGAGGGTAGCGAAGATTCTTTCGGAAGAACGATCTGGGCGCTCGGATATCTTCTGTACGCTTCTCCAAACATCGCTTACAGGGAGTTTGGCAAAGAATTGTTTGACAATTCGCGAAAGCACTTTTCTAGACTCGAACATTTGCGTGGTATTGCAGATACCGTCATAGGAATTAGCTATTATCTGAGGAGCTTCCCGGGCGATGAATCCCTGCTGCAATTGATGAAAGAATTGGCCACCAAGCTTGCCGATTCTTATTTCGAGAACCGGGACGGGCAATGGCAATGGTTTGAGCCGGCTCTTACCTATGACAATGCCGTGTTACCGTTAAGCCTTTTCCATGCGACAGAGATTTCTGATGATGATGTTTTTAAGGAGATTGCCGTGAAAACAGCTGCGTTTTTAGAGGAAGCCACGTTGAGTAAAGGATATCTTTCGCCCATAGGGAGTTACGGCTGGTACACGAAAGGTGGGGAACGGGCGAGGTTCGATCAGCAAGCCATCGATGTTATGGCAAATGTACAGTTGTATTTTCAGGCATTTAACGTTACCAGGAACCCGGATTATATTCAAAAAATGTTTCAATCTTTCCTGTGGTTTTTGGGTGAAAACGACTTACGTGTGCCGCTTTATGATTACGAAACGGGAGGATGTTGCGACGGGCTCAAAAAAGATGGCGTGAATAGGAATCAAGGTGCAGAGAGCACGTTAGCCTATCTTATTTCTCACCTGACCGTTCTTAAGGCATGGGAGTGCGAATCATGA
- a CDS encoding glycosyltransferase family 4 protein, whose protein sequence is MKIAVLAPIAWRTPPRKYGPWELVASTITEELVRRGFDVTLFATGDSITGGKLSYACSQGYEEDKNVDPKVAECLHISSLMERAGEFDIIHNHFDFLPLTYSRLIETPMITTVHGFSSPKIVPVYQRYNDINHYVSISYSNRNEHLSYIANVYNGINPRDFTFCPAVGDYLLYFGRIHPDKGTREAIDIALKAKMKLIIAGYIQDNDYYKREVHPFVDGRQIAYVGNADPVQRDKLLGQAYALLHPINFEEPFGLSVAESMFCGTPVIAFNKGSMEELIEHGKSGFLVRNVDEALAVLPRIAGLDRSSCRQHAQSRFSIERSTDDYLEVYKKVLSLQRGCTS, encoded by the coding sequence ATGAAAATAGCCGTTCTTGCCCCTATTGCCTGGAGGACACCTCCTCGCAAATATGGACCCTGGGAGCTGGTCGCTTCAACCATTACCGAAGAACTGGTGAGAAGAGGATTCGATGTGACGCTTTTCGCAACCGGTGATTCCATTACCGGAGGGAAATTGTCGTATGCCTGCTCTCAAGGCTACGAGGAAGACAAAAATGTCGATCCGAAAGTAGCTGAATGCCTGCACATCAGCTCCCTGATGGAGCGGGCCGGTGAGTTTGATATCATTCACAATCACTTTGATTTTCTCCCCCTGACCTATTCAAGGTTGATTGAAACTCCAATGATAACCACCGTACACGGTTTTTCATCACCCAAGATTGTTCCCGTATACCAACGGTACAACGACATAAATCACTATGTATCCATCAGCTACTCCAATAGAAATGAACACCTGAGCTATATTGCCAATGTGTATAATGGAATCAATCCCCGAGATTTTACGTTCTGTCCTGCTGTGGGAGATTATCTGCTGTATTTCGGCCGCATTCATCCCGACAAGGGTACGCGAGAAGCGATAGACATTGCTCTAAAAGCAAAAATGAAACTGATCATTGCAGGGTACATCCAGGATAACGATTACTACAAAAGGGAGGTGCATCCTTTTGTTGACGGCCGGCAGATAGCCTATGTGGGAAATGCCGATCCCGTTCAACGGGATAAATTATTGGGCCAAGCCTATGCGTTGCTTCATCCGATTAACTTTGAAGAACCTTTTGGGTTAAGCGTTGCCGAAAGTATGTTCTGCGGTACACCGGTTATCGCTTTTAATAAAGGATCGATGGAGGAACTGATCGAGCACGGGAAAAGTGGTTTTCTGGTCCGCAATGTGGATGAAGCCCTGGCGGTCTTACCCCGGATTGCGGGATTAGACCGAAGCAGCTGCCGGCAACATGCCCAGTCAAGATTCTCGATAGAAAGATCCACCGACGATTACCTGGAAGTGTACAAGAAGGTGCTATCGTTGCAGCGGGGTTGCACCTCTTAA
- the lipA gene encoding lipoyl synthase, translating to MMMQRKPDWLKIELPQGKQYLDIKEVIARNKLHTICVSGKCPNLAECWGNGTATFMILGEICTRSCGFCATKTGKPLPVDWDELDRLADTISKMNLKHCVITSVDRDDLRDYGAEFWAETIRYVKKKNPGITLETLIPDFLGKAELIHKVIDAGPEIISHNMETVRRLTPLVRSRAKYDISLKTIETVAKSNKSKPKSGMMVGLGETSEEVVQTMDDLRAVGCKVLTIGQYLQPTRKHLPVSEFISPDQFKEYKRIGLEKGFEFVESGPLVRSSYRAERHV from the coding sequence ATCATGATGCAAAGAAAACCCGACTGGCTTAAAATTGAGCTCCCTCAAGGGAAGCAATACCTCGATATAAAGGAAGTTATCGCAAGAAATAAACTCCACACCATTTGTGTGAGCGGCAAGTGTCCTAATCTGGCGGAATGCTGGGGAAACGGAACGGCAACATTTATGATTCTGGGAGAAATATGTACCCGTTCCTGTGGCTTCTGTGCTACGAAAACCGGCAAACCCTTACCGGTAGACTGGGATGAACTGGACAGGCTGGCCGACACAATTTCCAAAATGAACCTGAAACATTGTGTAATAACCAGTGTTGACAGAGATGACCTGAGGGATTATGGCGCGGAGTTCTGGGCGGAAACCATCAGGTACGTAAAGAAAAAGAATCCGGGAATTACCCTGGAAACACTGATTCCTGATTTTCTGGGAAAAGCAGAGCTTATTCATAAAGTAATCGATGCCGGCCCGGAGATAATCTCGCACAATATGGAAACTGTACGTAGGCTCACACCGCTGGTGCGTAGTCGCGCTAAATATGACATAAGCCTGAAAACCATTGAAACCGTGGCAAAAAGTAACAAAAGCAAACCAAAATCGGGAATGATGGTTGGTTTGGGAGAGACATCTGAGGAGGTAGTGCAAACTATGGATGACCTGAGGGCTGTTGGATGCAAGGTGCTGACGATCGGGCAATACCTTCAGCCTACACGCAAGCATCTTCCGGTGAGTGAGTTTATATCCCCCGACCAGTTCAAGGAATACAAGAGGATAGGACTGGAAAAAGGATTCGAGTTTGTGGAAAGTGGCCCGTTGGTGCGTTCTTCCTACCGGGCAGAAAGGCACGTATAA
- the lipB gene encoding lipoyl(octanoyl) transferase LipB, giving the protein MDNKKVSFQNLGRIRYKKAWDLQEELFQSVVDAKVHHTLPKPQYLLFCEHEPVYTLGKSGNRQNLLIAEQVCRSKNIDYYPIDRGGDITYHGPGQLVAYPIIDMEEFHVGVKAYVHKLEEVVIQTLRPYGIAAEKDEKAMGVWIDAQRPAKARKICAIGVRTSRFVTMHGLALNVNTDLTYFNYINPCGFTDRGVTSMQKELGREVDFEEVSYRMKAAFSDVFGMKVVEELCSPTPSF; this is encoded by the coding sequence ATGGACAACAAAAAAGTAAGCTTTCAAAATCTTGGCCGCATTCGTTACAAAAAGGCCTGGGATTTGCAGGAAGAACTGTTTCAATCGGTGGTGGATGCAAAGGTTCATCACACCCTGCCCAAACCGCAATACCTGCTTTTTTGCGAACACGAGCCGGTGTATACCCTGGGAAAGAGTGGCAACAGGCAGAATCTTCTTATTGCCGAACAGGTGTGTAGAAGCAAAAATATCGATTATTACCCCATCGACCGGGGTGGAGACATTACTTACCACGGTCCGGGACAACTGGTAGCGTACCCCATCATAGATATGGAAGAGTTTCATGTCGGGGTAAAGGCATATGTTCATAAACTGGAGGAGGTGGTCATTCAAACTCTTCGGCCGTACGGAATTGCTGCGGAGAAGGACGAGAAAGCCATGGGGGTCTGGATCGATGCGCAACGTCCTGCCAAAGCCCGTAAGATCTGTGCCATTGGTGTGCGCACCAGCCGGTTTGTAACCATGCACGGCCTGGCGCTCAATGTAAACACCGATCTGACGTACTTCAACTACATCAATCCTTGCGGGTTTACCGACAGAGGAGTAACTTCCATGCAGAAGGAACTGGGTAGGGAAGTGGATTTTGAGGAAGTTTCGTACAGAATGAAAGCAGCATTCTCGGATGTGTTTGGAATGAAGGTGGTTGAGGAACTATGTAGTCCTACGCCGTCTTTTTGA
- a CDS encoding DUF58 domain-containing protein, producing the protein METSELLKKVRHIEIKARGLSRNIFAGQYHSAFKGRGMAFSEVREYQYGDDMRDIDWNVTARYNRPYVKIFEEERELTVMLLIDVSESLGFGSSEKIKRDTVAEIAATLAFSAIQNNDKIGVIFFTDKVEKFIPPKKGRKHILFIIREILGFEPESAGTDINLALRYMTNAIKKRCTTFLISDFIDTGDYKPALRIANRKHDIVAIQVYDKLSTRLPSLGLMKVKDPESGGEMWIDTSSGNVRDHYAKWWLDRQAEMMLTFKQSSVDNVSVSTEDDYAKALLLLFQRRR; encoded by the coding sequence ATGGAAACCAGCGAATTACTAAAGAAAGTACGGCATATTGAAATAAAAGCACGGGGGTTGTCGCGGAATATTTTTGCGGGGCAATACCACTCAGCCTTTAAAGGACGCGGTATGGCATTTTCCGAAGTTCGCGAGTATCAATACGGTGACGATATGCGTGACATTGACTGGAACGTTACTGCCCGGTACAACCGTCCGTACGTGAAAATTTTCGAAGAAGAACGTGAGCTTACCGTGATGCTGCTTATTGATGTGTCGGAAAGCCTGGGTTTTGGATCGTCGGAGAAGATCAAGCGTGATACGGTAGCCGAGATCGCAGCAACGTTGGCGTTTTCAGCCATCCAGAACAACGATAAGATTGGTGTAATCTTTTTTACCGACAAGGTGGAAAAATTTATCCCGCCCAAGAAAGGAAGAAAACACATCCTTTTTATTATCCGTGAGATTCTGGGCTTTGAGCCAGAAAGTGCTGGAACCGACATCAACCTGGCGTTGCGTTACATGACCAATGCCATAAAGAAACGTTGTACCACATTTTTAATCTCCGATTTTATTGACACGGGCGACTACAAGCCTGCGCTGCGTATTGCCAACCGCAAACACGACATAGTCGCTATCCAGGTATACGATAAACTCAGCACACGGTTGCCGTCACTGGGGTTGATGAAGGTGAAAGATCCCGAATCCGGGGGCGAAATGTGGATAGATACGTCATCCGGAAACGTAAGGGACCATTATGCGAAATGGTGGCTGGACCGTCAGGCTGAGATGATGCTCACATTCAAGCAGAGCAGCGTGGATAACGTCTCCGTTTCAACGGAAGACGACTATGCGAAAGCATTATTGCTGTTGTTTCAAAGAAGGAGATAG
- a CDS encoding glycoside hydrolase family 130 protein, with product MKIIINRLPNKFYSNYKQVIIRFLDLGEERTSALITKVLEMDESDADKTLMYTLREFSKRHRNLTHKFIKHYSKAMEIVTNTLTEPEQISMVKKLLIGSYFSMEYSISSAAFFNPSIVESPDQTGLSEGSKRIIVSFRATGEGHISSIVFQTGVINHRGELEFEKAGYHVDSAEVTKRHIYDKKSFHAKLHEMGVDELVIKPVMDSLTDKFIYGELLKSVYEYLANNSNLEEEVQRSVKQIIWLADSHYTIHFSRDTHISERVIFPTSYTERKGIEDARFVKFTDDDGETTYYATYSAYDGYAALQKLIVTKDFYTFEIKPLHGDGTQNKNLALFPRKIKGKYAMLSRIDGISSYIAFSDNINVWPAPVKIQEPKYSWEFIQIGNCGAPIETSEGWLVITHGVGPMRQYSLGATLLDLDDPTKEIGRLRDPLLVPNDEEREGYVPNVVYSCGSIIHNDELIVPYGLSDTGSGFMTVNVRKLLNKILNN from the coding sequence ATGAAAATTATTATCAACCGCTTACCCAATAAGTTTTATTCCAATTACAAACAAGTAATCATCCGTTTTCTGGATTTGGGTGAGGAGCGGACAAGCGCTTTGATAACAAAGGTATTGGAAATGGATGAAAGCGATGCGGACAAAACATTGATGTACACGTTGAGAGAGTTCTCAAAACGGCACCGTAACCTGACACACAAATTCATAAAGCACTATAGCAAAGCGATGGAAATTGTCACTAACACACTCACTGAACCCGAGCAGATCAGCATGGTGAAGAAATTGCTGATCGGCTCCTATTTTTCCATGGAATATTCTATCAGCTCTGCGGCTTTTTTCAATCCCTCAATTGTTGAATCTCCAGATCAAACCGGCCTGAGTGAAGGATCAAAACGAATTATAGTCAGTTTTCGCGCAACCGGCGAAGGACACATATCAAGTATTGTGTTCCAAACAGGGGTGATAAATCACCGGGGAGAACTGGAGTTTGAAAAAGCGGGATACCATGTTGACAGTGCCGAAGTAACAAAAAGACACATCTACGATAAAAAAAGCTTTCACGCTAAGCTTCATGAGATGGGAGTTGATGAACTCGTCATAAAACCGGTAATGGATTCCTTGACAGACAAGTTTATCTATGGAGAGTTATTGAAATCGGTATATGAATATCTGGCAAACAACAGCAACCTGGAAGAGGAGGTACAGCGTTCCGTCAAGCAAATAATTTGGTTGGCGGATTCGCACTACACCATACATTTCTCGCGCGATACGCACATATCGGAACGCGTAATTTTTCCCACGTCCTATACCGAGCGGAAAGGTATTGAGGATGCCCGCTTTGTGAAGTTTACCGATGATGACGGTGAAACAACCTATTATGCCACGTACAGTGCCTACGATGGCTATGCGGCTTTACAGAAACTAATCGTGACCAAAGATTTTTATACGTTTGAAATAAAACCACTTCACGGCGACGGGACACAGAATAAAAACCTGGCGCTGTTCCCCCGAAAAATCAAGGGCAAATACGCCATGTTGTCCAGAATCGACGGAATAAGCAGCTATATCGCCTTCTCAGACAACATAAACGTGTGGCCGGCACCTGTCAAAATACAGGAACCGAAATACTCCTGGGAGTTTATTCAGATCGGGAACTGCGGCGCCCCGATTGAAACCTCCGAAGGCTGGCTGGTAATTACGCATGGCGTAGGGCCGATGCGTCAGTATTCCCTAGGAGCGACTCTGCTCGATTTGGATGACCCCACAAAAGAAATCGGAAGGCTCAGGGACCCCCTTCTTGTCCCTAACGACGAAGAAAGAGAGGGATATGTACCCAACGTAGTTTATTCCTGCGGGTCCATCATCCATAATGATGAGCTTATTGTTCCCTACGGATTGTCAGATACCGGCTCGGGGTTCATGACGGTTAATGTCCGTAAATTATTAAATAAGATTTTGAATAATTAA